DNA sequence from the Gemmatimonadota bacterium genome:
TTCAGGATGCTGGCCGCCATGGCGGAACGATAGCCGCCGGCGCACTGCACGATCACCGTCTCGCCGCCGGCTATTTCCTCCAGTCGCTCTTCGAGGTGATTCAACGGGACATGGAGGCTGCCCGGAATGTGCTTCTCCTTCCTTTCCCGCTCAGACCGGATATCGAGGATCACGGGTGGGGGATCGTCCGTGTCCAGCCTGTCCTTGAGCGCGGCCGCGGTGATGCGGTCGGTCCGTCCCACAAGGTCCGGCCGGTCCGCCAGCGCGCGCATGCCCCCTTCGAGGTATCCCGCGATATGGTCGAAACCGATGCGGCCGAGCCGCAGGGCCGATTCCTCCTCCGCGCCCGTCTCCGTGACCAGGATGATCGGACTTTCCCGGTTAAGCAGGGTACCCGCCCAACTGGCGTACTGACCGCCCAGCCCGATGTTGTAACTGCCCGCGAGGTGCGCGCCTTCAAAGTCCGCCGCGTCCCGCGTGTCCAGAACCTGGGCGCCTTCTTGCGTCCGCTTCAGAACATCATCCAGGGACAGCGGATTGAGGTTCCGGGCAAGCAGATGGTCCAGCGTCTCGTGCTCCCGCGCGTTGAACGCCGCGTCGTAAGTGAAGTACGATGGTGCCTCCGGCTGATCCGCCGTGATCAGACGGACGAAAGTCTCCCGGTCCATCGGCTGCAGGGCGTAGTTGTACCGCTTCTGGGTGCCCATGGTGGAAACCGTGTCCGTACTCAGGTTTTTTCCGCACAGCGACCCAGCGCCGTGAGCGGGGTAGACCAGCGTTTCGTCGCTGGTCTCCGGGAGCAGTTTGTCGTGCAGCGACTCGAATAACAGGGCGGCCAGGTCCTCGGCCTTCCAGCCGACCGAAGCCCGCAGATCCGGGCGGCCCACATCGCCGATGAAGAGGGTGTCCCCGGTCAGCGCGGCAAAAGGCGTGGTTTCCGCTTCCGGGTCATACACCAGGATGCAGACGGATTCGGGGGAGTGTCCGGGGGTCTCAAGGAACTTCAGCCGGATTGTCCCCAGGTTCATGCCCTCGCCGTCCCGCATGGGCTCGAAGGCGTAGCTCGCCTCGGCCCGCGCGCCCAGGTGGATCGCGCCGCCGGTGCGATCCCTCAGCTCCAGGTGACCCGCGGCAAAATCGGCGTGGAAGTGGGTCAGGAAGACGTGGCCGATCGTCATGTTCCGGGCTTCGGCCTCTTCGATGTACTGATCGACGTCGCGCTGCGGGTCCACGATGGCCGCAGTGCCCGTTGCCTCGTCCCCGAGGAAATAGGACGCATGGGCCAGGCACCCCAGATAGTATTGCTTGAGTATCATGATCGGCTCCTTGAAACCCCGTCAAGGTTCCGCGACGTACAAAGTAATCGAAGAACTCATCACCTGGTCTCCCCGCCACGTCCGGTACCCCGATGCGTTCGGTTCCAGCGCCGAGCCTTTCAGGTAGGGCTTCCAGACCTGTGCCCGCTGCCTGTGCCACAGGAACACGCCGGCCACGTCCTCCACCAGGAGCCGTTCCGCTTTTCTGTACAGGGCAACACGACGGTCCGGGTCTCTTACCTCGGCGTCAGCCGCGGTCATCAGAGCATCGAAGGCGGCATTGTTCCAGTTGTGCCGGCCGTTGGACCGCCAGAGCCCCAGCAGATTGCTCGGATCCACGAAGTCGAACTCGTAGGGTACCAGCCCGAAGGTAAGCGTATGGTTGTTCAGACCGTCCATGAAGACCTTGTTCTCCACGTTGCGCACTTCGACTTTCATGTTGAGGTTGCGTCTCAGCATCGCCTGCAGTCCCTCGGCCGCGTCCCGGTGCATGGCAATCTCGTTACGCAGCCACATGTCCAGTGCGGGAAATCCGCGGCCATCCGGATAACCGGCCTCCGCGAGGAGTCGCCGGGCATGCTCCGGATCGAATCGCTGGCTTTCCGCGTAGGCATTGCCGGAGTAAGCCGGAAACCCGGGCGGCAGCATGGTGTAGCCGGGTATGGCAAAGCCCTTGAGCGCGGAGCGACAGATCGCGGCCCGGTCGATCGCGAGACTGATGGCCAGGCGTATTCTCCGGTCATTGAACGGAGGTTTCTTAGTGTCGAAAAACAGGTAATGGGTCCAGAAATTCGGCCAGGTGTGCACCTGGTCGCTCAGGTTGTCATCGGAAAGCAGCCTGGCCAGCTCCGCCTGGTTTTCGACGTCGGTAAAATCGATCTCGCCGGCTTCGTATGCCGGCAGCCTCGGGGGTGGCGTGGTGAGGTTGAACATCTTGTGGATCAACCTTTCCAGGTAGGGTTTGTCCACCCCCCGGTACATGGGATTGGCCTCGTAGACCATCTGTTCGCCCTTGGTCCATTCCACCATGGCGAAGGGACCTGAGGAAATGCAGGTTTCGGGGCGGGTGGACCAGGTATCGCCGTATTTCCGTACCGCGTGTTCGGGCGATACCCAGGAATAGGTCAGCAGCAGGGGCAGGTGGGGCGTGGGCTCCCCGGTGGCGATATGCAGCGTGAGATCGTCGGACGCCCATACACCCAGGGAGTCCAGAGGCACTTTCCGGGCGACGACAGCCTGCCAGTTTCGGATCGGCTGGTAGTACCACCCGAAGTCGTAGGCGTTTTCCGGGTCGGCGCCCCGGCGCAGGGAGAAGACGTAGTCATGGGCTGTCAGCGGACGTCCGTCGCTCCACTGCAGCCCGGGCCGCAGACGGAAGGTCCATGCCAGTCCGTCATCGGACATCTCCCACCGTTCCGCGGCGCCGCCCCGCAGTTCGAAGTCCCGGTTGGTGCGGGTAAGCGGTTCGGCAATGATGTATTTGCCCGCAGCGCCCTTGTAAACCGTTCGGAACCACTCGTTGTAGGGCCGGGATTCGGAGAATACGCGGAGGACCTGTTGTTCGGGAGGCAGGGCGTCCGCGGGCAGCGGCACCCCGACGGAGTTGACGTAACGTGGTCCGTTGTCGGGAAGCAGTCTTTCGGCTACGCCGTGGAGCGACCACGTAATCCCCGCGACGACGGCAGCGGAGGCCGAAAGCCAGAGAAAGTATCTGCCGGTCTGTTTTCGCATGTTGCACCTGCCATGCGGCTTAAGCTCCCTACTCGTTCATCCTCGGGTCGAGGGCGTCTCGGAGGCCGTCGCCGATGAGCGAAAAACCGAGCATGACCAGGGCGATCATGAAAACCGGAAAAAGGGCGAGGTGCCAATAGTAGATCACGTTGGGCAGGTGGCTGCTGACCATCTGTCCCCAACTCGGCGTGGGCGGATTGATGCCCAGCCCGAGGAAGCTCAGTCCCGCCTCGGCGAAGATGGCCTGGGGAATGCCCATGGCCAGGCCGACGATGATGGGACTGAGGGCATTGGGCAGCATGTGGCGCACGATGGTATGCACGTTGGAGGCGCCCATGGAACGGGCGGCGCGGACGAAGTCGGAAGCCCGCAGCGATAGGAACTGCGCGCGGACCAGGCGGCATACGCCCACCCAGCCGGTCACGCCGATGGCGAACAGCACGTTGCTCAACCCGCTTCCCAGCCAGGCCATGATCAGTATGGCGAAGAGCAGGCTGGGGAAGACCGACATGACGTCCACCAGGCGCATGACAATGTAATCGGCCTTGCCCCCCTTGAACCCGGCGATGGCGCCCAGCGGCACGCCGATCAGCAGGGAGATCATCTGCGCGACGAATCCCACGATGAGCGAGATCCGGGCGCCGTACACGATCCGGCTGAAGTAATCCCGGCCGATGCTGTCCGTGCCCATGGGGTGGGTCCAGGATGGAAACTGCCAGGCTTCGTCGAAATTGGCCTCGGAATAGTGGGACGGCGAGACCCACGGCGCGAAGACGGCCATGAAGGTGATGACGATGATGATGATGCCCGCGGCGACGGACAGCTTGTTCTTCATGTAGCGGCGCAGGGCGTCGCGCCAGAGGCCGCCGGAAGATGAGGTGATTTCGGTCAAGGTGCTGGTCATTCGTGTGCTAGCCTTCCGTTTTTTCCGGGGAGCGCCTTGTCGCGAGATGCTCGATGACCAGTACGATAGCGCATCCGGCGATGCCCAGGGTAATGGCCAGCAGGACGTCTTCCGACACCGCCGCGGGCAGGACGTTGTGCTCTATCAGGGGCTTTGTCACGCCCTGGCTGTTCGTGAACGTCTCCACCGTTTCCTTCCACGGCCAGATCTTCCGCAGGGAGCCGGCCATGAGACCGATGAGGGCCGCCACGGTCGCGTCATGGTAGCGGCGCAACAGCCATCGGAGCACCCGCGCGAAGAAGACCAGCCCCAGGATACCGCCGCAGCCGAAGATCAGAATGGGCAGGAAATCGCGTTGCACCACGGCATTGAGCATGTACTCGTACTTCCCCAGAATGACGAGGATGAACGAGCCCGAGATGCCGGGCAGGATCATCGCGCAGATCGCGATGGCTCCGCTCAGGAACACGAACCACGCCGCGGAGGTCGTCTCGACCGGCACCGCGCCTACCAGGACGAAGGCCGTCGCCGCCGCCAGCAGCAGCGCAAGCACTTCCGTCGCGGTCCAGGCCGACACCTTGCCCCGAACGGCGATGATCGACGCGAGCACCAGCCCGAAGAAGAAAGCCCACACCTGGACGGGATGGTGCTCGAGCGCCCAGGCGAAAAACTGGGCCAGGCTGAAAATCGCCGCCATGATGCCGGCGACGAGGGCGATCAGGAACCGGTAGGGAAACCCGTCGAGGGCCTCCCCCAATCGAAGCCTGAACAGCAGCCGCAGGAACCGGCCGTTGACCGAATGCACGGCGTCCAGCAGTTCTTCGTATACGCCCAGGATAAAGGCCATCGTGCCCCCTGAAACGCCGGGAACGACATCGGCAACCCCCATGCAGAAGCCGCGGGCGGAGATGCCCAGGTAATCCAGGAAAGTACGTCCCGAACGTGAAGACTCGGAAGACTCGTTGGCCATTACTTGCTCCCGCGCACGTATCTGACCCTGGGATCCACGAGTGCGTAGAGAATATCCGTAATGAGGTAGACGATACCGATCAGCACCGCGACGAGCAGCGTCAGCGCCATGATCATGGGATAGTCCCGCTCGAAGATGCTGGTGACGAAGAACTGTCCCAGGCCCGGGATGCGGAAAATGCCTTCGACGAAGAGCGACCCGGTCATTACGCCGGGCAGCATCGGCCCCATGATGGTCAGCAGCGGGATCAGGGAATTCTTCAGCACGTGGATGAACAGGACGCTCCGTTCCCTCAGTCCCTTGGCCCGTGCCGTGCGCACGTAGTCCATGCGCAGGTTCTCGAGGATGCTCGAACGGGTATACCGCGCGACGATGGCCATGGGACCCAGGGCATAGACGATCACCGGCATGATCCAGGTCTCGGGCCCGCCCCATCCGCCCGTGGGCAGGACCCGCCAGATGGTCGCGAAGAGGACGATGAACAGGATGGAAATGGCGAAACTGGGCACAGTGATCCCCAGGGTGGCAATGACCGTGGTCCCGTAGTCCACCCAGGTGTTCTGGCGTATGGCGGACAGGATGCCCAGGAGGATGCCGCAGGAGAAGGCCACGGCGAGGCCCATGCCGCCCAGCTGCATGCTGATGGGCCAGGTCCGCGCGATCAGGTCCGTCACCGTCTCCCCCGGACTCTGGAAGGGAATGCCGAAATCAAACTGCAGCGCGTTCCACATGTACCGGCCGTACTGTTCGTACAGGGGCCGGTCCAGGCCGTACTTGCGCAGGATATTCGCCTTGGCCTCGGCCGACAGGGGCATCTTCTCTTCGTCGAACGGGCCGCCCGGTACCGCATGCATCAGGCTGAAAGTGATGATCGTGACCAGGAAAAGCACGCCGACCAGGCCCACGATGCGGTATATGATGTATCGGATCATAGGGTCAGGTTTTCTGATGCGCCGCGGTGAAATCGGGGGAGTCCAAGCGAGTCCGCCGACTCCCGATACGTGCGGGAAGCCCGGCGGTTCAGCCTCAATAGTGCAAGCGGACGCGCCGGGGTGTCAAGATTTATTTCCCGGCCCCGGGTCATGCTGAAGCGCGAAATCAGTCACGGCAAATGCGGTGTCCGGGTGGGGTTTTCAGGGCTGTTCTTCGCCTCGGGGATGGGGGCATCTCCCCTTGACACTCCCCGTGCCGTTTCACAAATTACCCGACGTGATTCCACGGCGGCGGGTTGACGGACAAGGAGGACGCAAGCGTGCGGATCGTCGAGGTTTCTGCGCTGGTTCTGCGGTTGCCGGAAGTAACGGAGGCCTGTGACGGAACGCAGGATACCTGCCTGGTCAAAATCGAAACGGACGAAGGCATAACGGGCTGGGGGGAAGTCGATTCGTGCCCCACCGTGGTTAAGGCCGTCATCGAAGCCCCGCTGTCCCACCAGATCTGCAACGGCCTGGCCAACGCGCTGGCCGGCGCCGATCCCCTGGACATCGACGCGTGCACGGACCGGATGATGGACGCCGCCAATTACTATGGCCGGGTCGGCGTAGGCCGGCACGCCATGGCGGGAGTCAACCTGGCGCTCTGGGACATCGCGGGCAAGGTTGCCGGACAGCCTGTTTACCTACTCTTGGGCGGGGCGCACGGGCTCAGGTTCCGGGCCTACGCTTCCGTCCTGTTCGGCGACACGCCTGAAGCGACCCGGACAATTGGCCGGAAATACGCCGACCAGGGATTCACGGCGGTCAAGTTCGGCTGGGGACCCATGGGCGGGGACGAGAAGCAGGACGTGGCCCTGGTGCGGGAGGCCCGCCGGGGAACGGGTGACGATGTGGACGTGCTCATCGACGCGGGCCAGGTATGGGACTGGGAGACCGCGTTGGCCCGGTCCCGGCAGTTCGCCGAATACCGGCCCTTCTGGATCGAAGAACCGCTGCACCCCGACGACCTCGAAGGGTACGCCGCGCTGACCGCGGAGAGTCCGGTTCCCGTCGCCACCGGCGAAGCCGAATCCCGTCTCGAGGATTTCGAGCGCCTGGTCACCGAGGGCGGGCTCGACTGGATTCAGCCGGACCCGGGCCGCTGCGGCATTTCGATCATGCACGCGGCGGGCAAAGCCGCCCACAGTCACGGCCGAAAAGTCGTCAATCACAGTTACAAGAGCGGCATCACCATGGCGGCGTCGCTCCACGCGCTGGCCGCCCTGCCCAACGCGTCCGTCTTCGAATTCTGCATGTCGGATTCGCCGCTGCGGCACGAACTGACCCAGGAGCGTTTTACCATTGATGACGACGGTTTCGTGGCGGTCCCCGACGGACCCGGACTGGGCGTCACGGTGAACGAGGAGACCATAGCCAGATACCGGGTCGCGTAGTTGAATCCGTCTTCATGCGTGGAGGGTCGCGGTCAGTGGCAAATCGGCTTTGACACACGGTCCGGCGGCCAGCCCGGGCCGCTCTGTACCGGTTCCTATAGATTTAGATTACAGGCCAAATATACAGACTTGATAACAAAAGGAGCGCCTCAATGGCCCCACCGAATCCGATCATGCACGCCGCGCTCAACCGGATCAATATCGAGGAGATCAAGGAACAGATCGGTCCGCCGCCCGCCTCCTGCGCGGTCGTGGTCGCGGACCACGTGACCGCTGCATTCATCTGGCAGCTGTCGGGCACGGTGAACGACAACCACTGTCACAACTATGACGAGTGGTGGATCGTGCTGGAGGGAGAGATCGACTGGGTGATCGAAGGCCGTGACGAGACCGTACACGCAAAGGCGGGGGATTTCATCTACGTACCGGCGTTGACCTTCCATCACATATTCCCCGTGGGCGGCAAGCCGTCCATCCGCCTCGGTGTGGCGCTGACGGGACACGGGCACCTGCACGAGCGGCCGGAGCGCAAGGTGAAGGTCATTCTGGAGTAAAACCATGTCTTCGAGATCGGAAAACCTGGCATCTATCAAAGCCTGTGGCGTGGTCGCCGTCCTCAGGGCGGACCGGCCCGACGCCCTGGTCCAGGTCGCCCAGGCCATCGGCAGGGGAGGCATCGGGGCCGTCGAGATCACCATGACGACGCCCGGGGCCCTGGACGTCATCGGCGAATGCGCGAACCGGCTGGGCGATGAGATTCTCCTCGGCGCGGGCACCGTGCTGGATTCCGAGACGGCCCGGGCGGCGATCCTGGCCGGCGCCGAATACATCGTGACGCCGACGCTGAATCCGGACGTCATCACCCTCTGCCGGCGGTACGACAAGGTCATCATCCCGGGCGCGTTGACGCCGACGGAGATTCTGACGGCCTGGGAATGCGGCGCGGACATCGTGAAGGTGTTTCCCGCGACTGCCGTGGGACCCCGGTATTTCAAGGACGTCAAGGCGCCGCTCCCCCAGATCGATCTCATGCCGACGGGCGGGGTGGACCTGGACAACGCGGGCGATTTCATCCGGGCGGGCGCATGCGCGGTAGCCGTTGGTGGAAATCTGGTGGACAAGGCCGCGGTGGCCGCGGGCGAATGGCATGCGCTCACCGATACGGCGAGGCAATACGTGGAAGCGGTCAGGAACGCGCGACAGGAAGGTGGGGGATG
Encoded proteins:
- a CDS encoding cupin domain-containing protein, with translation MAPPNPIMHAALNRINIEEIKEQIGPPPASCAVVVADHVTAAFIWQLSGTVNDNHCHNYDEWWIVLEGEIDWVIEGRDETVHAKAGDFIYVPALTFHHIFPVGGKPSIRLGVALTGHGHLHERPERKVKVILE
- a CDS encoding mandelate racemase/muconate lactonizing enzyme family protein produces the protein MRIVEVSALVLRLPEVTEACDGTQDTCLVKIETDEGITGWGEVDSCPTVVKAVIEAPLSHQICNGLANALAGADPLDIDACTDRMMDAANYYGRVGVGRHAMAGVNLALWDIAGKVAGQPVYLLLGGAHGLRFRAYASVLFGDTPEATRTIGRKYADQGFTAVKFGWGPMGGDEKQDVALVREARRGTGDDVDVLIDAGQVWDWETALARSRQFAEYRPFWIEEPLHPDDLEGYAALTAESPVPVATGEAESRLEDFERLVTEGGLDWIQPDPGRCGISIMHAAGKAAHSHGRKVVNHSYKSGITMAASLHALAALPNASVFEFCMSDSPLRHELTQERFTIDDDGFVAVPDGPGLGVTVNEETIARYRVA
- a CDS encoding MBL fold metallo-hydrolase; translated protein: MILKQYYLGCLAHASYFLGDEATGTAAIVDPQRDVDQYIEEAEARNMTIGHVFLTHFHADFAAGHLELRDRTGGAIHLGARAEASYAFEPMRDGEGMNLGTIRLKFLETPGHSPESVCILVYDPEAETTPFAALTGDTLFIGDVGRPDLRASVGWKAEDLAALLFESLHDKLLPETSDETLVYPAHGAGSLCGKNLSTDTVSTMGTQKRYNYALQPMDRETFVRLITADQPEAPSYFTYDAAFNAREHETLDHLLARNLNPLSLDDVLKRTQEGAQVLDTRDAADFEGAHLAGSYNIGLGGQYASWAGTLLNRESPIILVTETGAEEESALRLGRIGFDHIAGYLEGGMRALADRPDLVGRTDRITAAALKDRLDTDDPPPVILDIRSERERKEKHIPGSLHVPLNHLEERLEEIAGGETVIVQCAGGYRSAMAASILKRHGIHDVMDLVGGLAVWEAAN
- a CDS encoding peptide ABC transporter substrate-binding protein, translated to MRKQTGRYFLWLSASAAVVAGITWSLHGVAERLLPDNGPRYVNSVGVPLPADALPPEQQVLRVFSESRPYNEWFRTVYKGAAGKYIIAEPLTRTNRDFELRGGAAERWEMSDDGLAWTFRLRPGLQWSDGRPLTAHDYVFSLRRGADPENAYDFGWYYQPIRNWQAVVARKVPLDSLGVWASDDLTLHIATGEPTPHLPLLLTYSWVSPEHAVRKYGDTWSTRPETCISSGPFAMVEWTKGEQMVYEANPMYRGVDKPYLERLIHKMFNLTTPPPRLPAYEAGEIDFTDVENQAELARLLSDDNLSDQVHTWPNFWTHYLFFDTKKPPFNDRRIRLAISLAIDRAAICRSALKGFAIPGYTMLPPGFPAYSGNAYAESQRFDPEHARRLLAEAGYPDGRGFPALDMWLRNEIAMHRDAAEGLQAMLRRNLNMKVEVRNVENKVFMDGLNNHTLTFGLVPYEFDFVDPSNLLGLWRSNGRHNWNNAAFDALMTAADAEVRDPDRRVALYRKAERLLVEDVAGVFLWHRQRAQVWKPYLKGSALEPNASGYRTWRGDQVMSSSITLYVAEP
- a CDS encoding ABC transporter permease, with the translated sequence MTSTLTEITSSSGGLWRDALRRYMKNKLSVAAGIIIIVITFMAVFAPWVSPSHYSEANFDEAWQFPSWTHPMGTDSIGRDYFSRIVYGARISLIVGFVAQMISLLIGVPLGAIAGFKGGKADYIVMRLVDVMSVFPSLLFAILIMAWLGSGLSNVLFAIGVTGWVGVCRLVRAQFLSLRASDFVRAARSMGASNVHTIVRHMLPNALSPIIVGLAMGIPQAIFAEAGLSFLGLGINPPTPSWGQMVSSHLPNVIYYWHLALFPVFMIALVMLGFSLIGDGLRDALDPRMNE
- the eda gene encoding bifunctional 4-hydroxy-2-oxoglutarate aldolase/2-dehydro-3-deoxy-phosphogluconate aldolase; amino-acid sequence: MSSRSENLASIKACGVVAVLRADRPDALVQVAQAIGRGGIGAVEITMTTPGALDVIGECANRLGDEILLGAGTVLDSETARAAILAGAEYIVTPTLNPDVITLCRRYDKVIIPGALTPTEILTAWECGADIVKVFPATAVGPRYFKDVKAPLPQIDLMPTGGVDLDNAGDFIRAGACAVAVGGNLVDKAAVAAGEWHALTDTARQYVEAVRNARQEGGG
- a CDS encoding ABC transporter permease; this encodes MIRYIIYRIVGLVGVLFLVTIITFSLMHAVPGGPFDEEKMPLSAEAKANILRKYGLDRPLYEQYGRYMWNALQFDFGIPFQSPGETVTDLIARTWPISMQLGGMGLAVAFSCGILLGILSAIRQNTWVDYGTTVIATLGITVPSFAISILFIVLFATIWRVLPTGGWGGPETWIMPVIVYALGPMAIVARYTRSSILENLRMDYVRTARAKGLRERSVLFIHVLKNSLIPLLTIMGPMLPGVMTGSLFVEGIFRIPGLGQFFVTSIFERDYPMIMALTLLVAVLIGIVYLITDILYALVDPRVRYVRGSK
- a CDS encoding DUF368 domain-containing protein codes for the protein MANESSESSRSGRTFLDYLGISARGFCMGVADVVPGVSGGTMAFILGVYEELLDAVHSVNGRFLRLLFRLRLGEALDGFPYRFLIALVAGIMAAIFSLAQFFAWALEHHPVQVWAFFFGLVLASIIAVRGKVSAWTATEVLALLLAAATAFVLVGAVPVETTSAAWFVFLSGAIAICAMILPGISGSFILVILGKYEYMLNAVVQRDFLPILIFGCGGILGLVFFARVLRWLLRRYHDATVAALIGLMAGSLRKIWPWKETVETFTNSQGVTKPLIEHNVLPAAVSEDVLLAITLGIAGCAIVLVIEHLATRRSPEKTEG